One segment of Paenibacillus sp. FSL R7-0337 DNA contains the following:
- a CDS encoding ABC transporter permease has product MFAYTLKRLVQMIPALLGIIVITFILSRVLPGDPAIMLAGEQAPEEIVNKIRQDMGLDKPLYIQFFAYIGQLLQGDIGYAYHTGHSVASDLTSRFPATIELTLASILIAVLIAIPVGIVAATRKESLLDHISRVFSLIGACVPIFWLGLMFIYIFYSILGWAPAPMGRISGDLNPPVHITGLYVLDSLLSADSAALKSSLAHLLLPAICLSTGTMAIIARMTRSSMLEVVDQDFVRTARAKGLRESAVIYKHALVNALIPTLTVLGLQFGFLMGGAVITETIFSWPGIGGYVTDSILAADYAPIQAFTLVSAVLYCGINLAVDLIYGFIDPRIRYE; this is encoded by the coding sequence TTGTTTGCTTATACATTAAAAAGATTGGTGCAGATGATTCCAGCCTTGCTCGGCATTATCGTCATTACCTTCATCCTGTCGAGAGTCCTGCCGGGCGATCCTGCGATTATGCTGGCCGGAGAGCAGGCTCCAGAGGAGATTGTGAACAAGATCCGCCAGGATATGGGGCTGGACAAGCCGCTGTATATCCAGTTCTTCGCTTACATCGGGCAGCTGCTGCAAGGCGATATCGGCTATGCCTATCACACCGGACATTCGGTCGCAAGTGACCTGACCTCGCGCTTCCCGGCTACGATTGAGCTGACTCTGGCCAGCATCCTGATTGCGGTTCTAATCGCCATTCCGGTAGGCATTGTGGCTGCTACCCGTAAGGAATCCCTGCTGGATCATATCTCGCGTGTGTTCTCCCTGATAGGTGCTTGTGTGCCGATCTTCTGGCTCGGACTGATGTTCATCTATATCTTCTACTCCATTCTGGGCTGGGCACCGGCGCCGATGGGACGGATCAGCGGGGATCTTAACCCGCCGGTGCATATCACCGGGCTGTATGTACTGGACAGTTTGCTCTCCGCAGATAGCGCCGCACTCAAAAGCAGTCTCGCGCATCTGCTGCTTCCGGCGATCTGCCTCAGTACCGGAACGATGGCGATCATCGCCCGGATGACCCGCTCCAGTATGCTGGAGGTGGTCGATCAGGATTTCGTCCGCACCGCCCGGGCCAAGGGGCTGCGGGAATCGGCCGTCATCTACAAGCACGCACTGGTCAATGCGCTGATTCCCACGTTAACAGTGCTCGGACTCCAGTTCGGCTTCCTGATGGGCGGCGCGGTCATCACGGAGACGATCTTCTCCTGGCCGGGAATCGGCGGCTATGTCACCGACTCCATCCTGGCAGCGGATTACGCGCCAATCCAGGCGTTCACCCTGGTCAGTGCCGTGCTCTACTGCGGAATTAACCTGGCGGTCGATCTGATCTACGGGTTCATTGACCCGAGAATCCGTTATGAATAG